The following proteins are encoded in a genomic region of Ursus arctos isolate Adak ecotype North America unplaced genomic scaffold, UrsArc2.0 scaffold_32, whole genome shotgun sequence:
- the LOC125282188 gene encoding uncharacterized protein LOC125282188 — MKGDSAGGTPLTMVTPSPITSESDVTDDGAVWSWLYQRIPEEEGLPPDKGTGACGECDALEEALDPMKGDSAGGTPLTMGTGASGECDALEEALDPIKGDSAGGTPLALVTPSTITSESDVTDDGAVWSWLYQRIPEEEGLPPDKGTGACGECDALEEALDPMKGDSAGGTPLTMGTGASGECDALEEALDPIKGDSAGGTPLALVTPSTITSESDVTDDGAVWSWLYQRIPEEEGLPPDKGTGACGECDALEEALDPMKGDSAGGTPLTMVTPSTITSESDVTDDGAVWSWLYQRIPEEEGLPPDKGTGACGECDALEEALDPMKGDSARGTPLTMGTGACGECDALEEALDPIKGNSAGGTPLTMVTPSTITSESDVTDDGAVWSWLYQRIPEEEGLPPDKGTGACGECDALEEALDPIKGNSAGGTPLTMVTPSTITSESDVTDDGAVWSWLYQRIPEEEGLPPDKGTGACGECDALEEALDPMKGDSAGGTPLTMGTGACGECDALEEALDPIKGNSAGGTPLTMGTGACGECDALEEALDPIKGDSAGGTPLALGTGASGECDQAMTMATVVRKEDDFAGCEDSDP; from the exons atgaaaggagacagcgccggaggcacacctctcaccatg gtgacaccttcacccatcaccagcgagagcg atgtgactgatgatggcgctgtctggtcctggctgtatcagaggatcccagaggaggagggcctgcctcctgacaag gggacaggagcatgtggtgaatgcg atgccttggaggaagccctggatcccatgaaaggagacagcgccggaggcacacctctcaccatg gggacaggagcatctggtgaatgcg atgccttggaagaagccctggatcccatcaaaggagacagcgccggaggcacacctctcgccttg gtgacaccttcaaccatcaccagcgagagcg atgtgactgatgatggcgctgtctggtcctggctgtatcagaggatcccagaggaggagggcctgcctcctgacaag gggacaggagcatgtggtgaatgcg atgccttggaggaagccctggatcccatgaaaggagacagcgccggaggcacacctctcaccatg gggacaggagcatctggtgaatgcg atgccttggaagaagccctggatcccatcaaaggagacagcgccggaggcacacctctcgccttg gtgacaccttcaaccatcaccagcgagagcg atgtgactgatgatggcgctgtctggtcctggctgtatcagaggatcccagaggaggagggcctgcctcctgacaag gggacaggagcatgtggtgaatgcg atgccttggaggaagccctggatcccatgaaaggagacagcgccggaggcacacctctcaccatg gtgacaccttcaaccatcaccagcgagagcg atgtgactgatgatggcgctgtctggtcctggctgtatcagaggatcccagaggaggagggcctgcctcctgacaag gggacaggagcatgtggtgaatgcg atgccttggaggaagccctggatcccatGAAAGGAGACAGCGCCAGAGGCACACCTCTcaccatg gggacaggagcatgtggtgaatgcg atgccttggaggaagccctggatcccatcaaaggaaacagcgccggaggcacacctctcaccatg gtgacaccttcaaccatcaccagcgagagcg atgtgactgatgatggcgctgtctggtcctggctgtatcagaggatcccagaggaggagggcctgcctcctgacaag gggacaggagcatgtggtgaatgcg atgccttggaggaagccctggatcccatcaaaggaaacagcgccggaggcacacctctcaccatg gtgacaccttcaaccatcaccagcgagagcg atgtgactgatgatggcgctgtctggtcctggctgtatcagaggatcccagaggaggagggcctgcctcctgacaag gggacaggagcatgtggtgaatgcg atgccttggaggaagccctggatcccatgaaaggagacagcgccggaggcacacctctcaccatg gggacaggagcatgtggtgaatgcg atgccttggaggaagccctggatcccatcaaaggaaacagcgccggaggcacacctctcaccatg gggacaggagcatgtggtgaatgcg atgccttggaagaagccctggatcccatcaaaggagacagcgccggaggcacacctctcgccttg gggacaggagcatctggtgaatgcg